The stretch of DNA CACACTAGGAGATTCTTGGGGACTGCGGCCGAGCTGCAATACAGACACAAGGTTCTGCAAGCAATCCTTTTGGATCTACTTTTGTGTATGGATATCAGAATGTTGCTCTTGAGGTGAGGTGTAgatcaaattttccaaaatttttctaTGATGAGGCAACATTTGCTAACTCCCGTATTGGCATTTTGATCACTTTGTCCTCATTTTTGTTCAATTTGACTGTCATtagaattttttccattttaagtAGTGGGATATCCAAGGATAATTTGCAACAATCCTGTTGATGTTGGCAGGTTATGAAGAATGGTTATATTGCAACTGTAACTCTCTTCCAATCATGAAGTAATATTTGTGGTATGTGAGGTTTTGCATCCCCCTTCTACACTAATGCTTCATTCTGTAGTATTCTTGTGTTGTGTTCAAAACTTAAAAAGCCCTTAAATTTTTGTGCACTATTAGTCGAATATATTTTAGGCTTTGGTTGTTTAATTGGTGAGGATGGAATTGACACTCTGGTATGACATTCACAAAACTTTAGTCACGTCACCTATTGGCATCTCCAAGTATACACACGTGTCATTGATTTTATGCAATGATGCCAACAATAATATCACAAACATTTAGGTCATTTTGTGGATCCACGATATGCCACCATTTAATTGGCCCCTACAAATATTTACATGTATAATGGTTGCAATTATATTAGTCTGCTTTCATTACCGTTACTGATTATCTACATGGTTGTGATTTGTAATTATCTACCTTGTACCTAAAGGCTTTCTTTCTGTTGTGGCTATTTGTACAGCCAGCAATTTAACCATGCTTTTCACGAAGAGTCATGCCAAATTAACTACCTTAAGTAGTGAGTAGTTAATTAATTACCATTTGTGTCTTTTTATTAATAGAGGCGGAGAGTGTTAGGCACTTCTCATTAATAGTTGCCGTCTGGTTTTGCAGGATAAGGCTGGGTTGTACAGACAAGGGTTTCAAAGCAGCCACTAGTGCACGTGGCCGACTTGTTTATAATTGTACAGTTAAATCATGTGTATAGTTGACTCAGTGTATCACAATTCACACAATGTAATTTGTGTAATCAAATACGGAAGAAGTTTCCTCAGTGCATTGCACCTTTTCATAAATCACGTATTCTTTTTCTGAAGTTCCTAGCTGCTTCCATCTGCAATTAATATCCTGTGCCCATGTGGTAATTTTCAATTTGTATTCGCACTGAAAATTgttttttaaactttaaaatagtttttgatgTCATTATGtttattcattttctattttacgTTGACAATTGGACAACTTGTTGAAGGGCGTTGAAAACTAATCAATCATGAATGGTTCAAGGCAATCAACAAAGTGTACGAAGGAGATTTAGGTGTCAAGAAGCTCAACCTACCCTCTCCCTTCTCTTGCtgggcattttttttttcttttaaacaagTGATGTTAGTTCAGTTCATATTATAAAGAATCATATTACAtgcataatatttttgtatattttgggctacacaaggggtattatgactaaaatatcttGCGTctctctatgcgcctcatgagagatatttttgtcattaatacacctttatgtagcctAAGgtatacacaaaggtgtaccaataatattattttattataaaaggAGAACTCAATACGACTTTTAGCTCCTTGCTAAAAAGGTCTGGTTGAGACTTGAGTTGAGAGAAACATGGCCTTGGTCTTGACAggtgtaatattaatttttttttctttctaaatggGCCAAATTTATAAGCTGTGTGAGGGTGTTGTGGTAAGTTGCGGGTCACAAACCTATAATTTcacataatctttaatttttaggtGAGTGGATGTGCTATCCTTACCAGTTTAATCttttaagaaagaaatgaaaaaaaattatctatgagcaattaaaacaaatatagaTAAAAACGAAAATTGAAAGTATCATACAATTTTGAATGCAACTATATTTTCTAAAAGCTCGCACTGATAATTAAATATTagtatctatttttctttccaaaattGTGAAATGATAAccaaaaacttaaaatataataaagcaaaaCAAATAATTGTTCCGTTGCCGGGAATTGAACCCGGGTCTCTCGGGTGAGAGCCGAGTATCCTGACCGACTAGACTACAACGGATCTGCTCTTTCAATGGTCGTTAAGAAATactagaaaaaatattaataggCTCCCTCAACTACAGGACAGGGTTTTAGCCATCATAGAGAGGCCAACTGGGAACCCTCGCTTCGCTGGTTCGGCCATCCCTTGCGATACGATCCTCTCAAGTCTCCCAAACATAAAGAAATTTAAGCTTTCTGGTTATTCTGAAGATAACGAAGCcccattttcatcttcttcgaACAAGGTAACGTTATTTTCTGCTTGTTCATACGAGCTTTCGATGTTTATTCTTTGCTTTCTTCATATGCCTTGAATTGCGTCTTCCAGTTGAGTTTTGACGGTTTTGCATTCCGTTTTATCTTCTCTTTCGATCATAAAAGATCGCTTTCATTGATTCAGCTGAAGGGCTTTGTGAACAATTTGTTCCGCTAACACTTTGAAGGTGCCTTCGCACTGCATTTATTACATGTGGTTTAAGGgaaatgttatttctttctctaagtTGGTTGATTCTAGGTGCATATAGAGGAAGCTCTCCTTGTTCTTGTAGCTAGTTTTGATAATAGTTTAACTTGTTTTCTTCTTACTTCAATCGAACAAACGCAATTAAAGCCAGACAGGAAATAGACACAGCCTTACAGAAACGAATGGACTTCGTAGAGTTGTAATCCAGTACAAAATGTGTGCGTTCAATACTATTTTCAACAAAATTAGAGGGTTTTTGTTGGGCGAGTGGGGTACCTGCATCTTGGTAACAATTTACGTCATTACATGGGACCCTGTCTCCCATGGAGACTGAATAAGCAAATCAACTGAACCAGTACAAGTCGAACAGAGTGCACAACAAACACAAACAATAGCAAAATGAATACTTGAACCTAGGATCTCTTCAAACGGTTGGAGATGATGTTAGGTCATGGATCCTAAACACACAAATTGTTGGCAAATGGGCCCAACAATGTGTAGCAAGAGGCAACCGTTTATCTGTCGCTCAATTCACTGCAAGAGTAGATTGAGGTGTTCTGCAGCAGTTTGATACCTGTTGATTATGACAGTTTGTGTTATTGGTCAAGCCATGGAATGTAGTTAAAGGGTTGTCTAAAATTTTAACCTTTTAAACCTGTAGTTCAACATTCAATAGATACATACATATGGGGAACAAACCTGACATGACATCTATATAGACTAGTTGCATGTGGGAGAGATAGACATGGAGAGTATCTTCCTATAAGAGATGATTCAATTGATCAGATATGTCAAAATGGTAATCTCcgtcttaaattattttttcttacatCTGTTATATAAGGCCTTTTTTCCCCCTTGCATTTGACATATTTAAAGTTTTAACAGAAAATGTAGGATGTTATTAGGATGTGCATTATTCTAAATTTCATTTATGATCTTAACTGATCCTGTCTCCTTTCCTAAAGCTCTTCACATTGATCTTTTCTACGTTTCAGATGGTCaggattctttatttttatagcTTAGTTTCTTTCTGATgtcattcattttgaaaaaaagagaaaaattccCTGATATTACACTACAGCAGGAGTTTGATAACAGCTGATTGCCACGGTAAAGATGAATCTGTCTGGATTGACATGCAGTCCATCAAGATATTGCCTCCACCTACCTGCACACGACCAGGGTTCACTTACTAAGCGAGTTTCTGCTGTTCCTTTTATTAGGAAATCGAGAAAATTACCTCGCCTAGAAAGGTATGCCTTACTATTTATGAAGATTTAAGTTTGACTTGATTCTTGTGCATGTTATAATTAGCTTTTCCTCCATTGTGATCCTCATCTAGAAATAACTGGGCTGGTTCTGTTCAGAGATGCCGCACACGAAATCTCCCCTTGTTTAAGTGTGCAATGGATGCTTCCTTTGGCGATACTACAAATGACCCAGCTGGTAATACTTCTCTTCAGTGTTTGTCTTAACTATTTTACACTCTTATATTGCACTTTTTGGTAAGTTATTCATGGTCAACCTTTTGGTGCTCTCTCTAAAGTACATGATAATGTACACCCATAAAAGTTTGGATAGTGATTAAGAAGagcatttgtatttttatttttcaaatattctctTCTATAGTGCTCTGAAAATGCTAATTTGAGGTTTACGGTCTCAACCGGGCCCTGAATTGGATCTTAAGTTCTTCCCTGTAAAGGATAATTGGCTCTTCTTCTGGTACCTGAACTTAGGTAAAAATGTTTGTTTGCTCTTCAAATTCATTATTTGCTAGTGAAAAATgctacaaaagaaaaaaattagtattttccTTGATGCATGTTTTCTGTTACCATTATTTGCTTGACTTGTATATTTTCTTGTGAAAAACACtgcttttgaaaaattagtacAAGGAAATCCATTATTTGCTTGTGAAAAACACTGCATCTAATTGATGTACATGTTTCAATGATGATTGACTTGTATATTTTGGTTGTTTGAGTGACCCATTAAGTGCCTGAGTCATCTCATAAGTTTCCTTGGTGATTTGACAAACATGACAGTAAGCACGCCAGCAACATTGTtgttattttgatatacagATGCATTTATGTGACAACAACAACTTGCAAAGTACCTAATATTGGTTTGATTTGTCTAGAACAATTTCACATAAACTTGGaggctgattttttttttttgggggggggttaCTGTTAAGCTGGCAATGGTACTTCTTTGTTGTTTAGTGGGTCCTTGATACCTTCTGGTTAATTCTGGTTCCCGTAATTCTATTGCATACAAACAAACTGATGATAGATAGAAGCTGAAAATGAAGTAGGATCTAGTTGGTCTTTGGCTATCTGTTCAAATGTGTTATTTGTTATCTACATCCTTATTACCGATTGTGGTTTTGTACTGCTGTGTGCTAGATGACATAATTTAGCATGCTcgacttttaaaattttctcttcAGCAGGCATGTTTCCCAGAATTAATATAAGGGATCCATATAAACGACTTGGAATAAGTAGGGAAGCTTCTGAAGATGAAATTCAAGCTGCTAGGAATTTCCTCATACAAAGATATGGAGGGCACAAGCCGAGTGTGGATGCAATAGAATCTGCCCATGACAAAATAATCATGCAAAAGTTTTATGAAAGGAAGCACCCAAAAATTGacatcaagaaaaaaattaggGGAGTAACTCAGTCCCGAGTTGTGCAAGCAGTTGCAAGCAGGTTTCGAACTCCAGCTACCAAGTTCATCATAAAAACTTCAGTTGCTTTCGTTGTACTTGGAGCTCTCACTATTCTTTTTCCAACTGAAGAAGGTCCAACCCTTCAGGTAGCCATATCCCTGATAGCtaccatatatttcatatatgatCGGCTGAAAAGCACACTGCATGCGGTACTATACGGGTATGATTCTTATATTGGTGTTTTTACTTCTATATTATCTGTTAGTTCTACgtagttttgaaaaatcattcacGTTTTGAACACAGAGTCAAGTTTTATTTGCATTGGTCATGCAGGTTGCATGCGTCAATGAAAATTTCCCATTATTTGAAAGTGTTATAAATAATTGCATAGGACCCTGCAAAAGATCATTTGTCTTGGTCCTAATTTGTCAGAActgaaaatatttctaaaattctaaatgtGTTTATGTTGCAGGGCTGGAGCATTTATTTTCTCATGGCTGTTCGGCACCTTCTTGATGGTTTCTATGATTCCACCTATACTTAAAGGGCCAAGAAGTTTGGAAGTTTCGACTTCATTGATAACCTATGTGCTTCTTTGGGTTTCTTCTACCTATTTGAAATAGTCTGTTCTCTTGGAAGACTGCAATTTTGACAATAGACAAACAATTTTTTGCTGTCATTATGTTGATTTGGATCCCAAGTTGTGTTCCAAATGCATCATTGTGTATGTTCCCTTTCAGAACAaccattaaaaacaaaaaaatgcagTGCACATGCTTGTAGGTTTGTTAGATCAGGAGGAAAGCATCTAGCTGCTTCCTTGTTGGGTGGATTGCATTGCCACCCAAACTGAAAGCCGGAGAGTGAAGAGACAGCTTATTTTATGAATCTGTGATGCGCATTACCTCCACTTTCTAATACCCACACAATTTTCGGCTCATTTATGTACTGATTTTTAACATAATATGGTGCTTATCATGTGCAGTAATTATTCCTAGCTAGGTTGTCATTTTGTGATTTCTCTTCCTCTGTTGTATACTCGCGTGCAGGCCGGAATCCATCCCGGACTTGGTAGCCTGCAAATCAAAGATTGATGTTTATCCAACAATTTTAGCGGTTGTCATTTTGGGCATGTTATTGGGCACTAGTATGGCGCAGCAACAATTttctgttaaaaaaaataaaaagaaagtagATAGGAGAAGTTTGAGATCTTTTGGGGTATAGACCCTTGCGTACGAAACACCAAACATAATGGTTATTATAGTGGCTAAAGTCCACACGGGTAAGCTTGTTCTCTACGTGGATGCGATTCAGAGAGGTGCATGGCAAGCATACTCTGAACTTCTCCAGATTTCTCTAGCGTGCTCTAGGTTGTTTTAAGTAATACAAAGAGTCTACCATGTGAAAGATTCTTGTCTTGGTGGTTGTCATTTCCCATGCACGGaccatatatataaaaagctGAAGCTATAAATAGAGGTGACATGTTTTTGTGCTGTTCACGTTGCCCTAGCATACAGGGAGTACCTCCAGGGGGGAGTAAAATGCATAAGACTAAGGTTGGAAAACCACCAATAACATTTACATGCCTCTGCCATAAGAGTATTACAGGGAATTCCGACTTTTGGCTTGGCACTCAGAAAGCCACAAGTCTATGTTTTCAATGATCTGTTGCCTCACTTTGTGAACTGCATCAGGAGAGCTGCAGTTCTTGGCATCACCTGGAAGGGAAATAAACAAACAATTTATGCCATGCATGGGTTACTAATCAATCACATAGGGCGTCCATAGACGGTTTCACGGAATTGTAGCATAAAAAAGTAGGGGGCATACCTTCGGGAACTAGAGGAGCTTGGGGACATCCCCGGAGATCAGTACCATGGCCACAGTTATGACAAGTAATAGTGTAGGAAGGCACTGTAAGGTTGCCAATAGAGTGAAGTGAAATTACAACATAAATCAAACAGCATCTTGTAATTCCAAAtaactaaaagaaattgaatacaCTTAAGTCATGGAATGATTAATGcatgattttatgattttgatCTGAAAAGCTTGTAAACGAGCAAAGAAATTGTGGGCAGCAAACACACAGACGAGGTAGTTCTGAAAACATGTAAATAGGCAGGAAAGATGCTACAAGGCAAGCACGTATCATCCTACGAAATAAATAGAatacagaaaaggaaaaagtcTTGGAAAAAATGTTCTATATTTTAGCTACGCAAAATTCTAGGCAGTGCTGCAGAAAGAGGTGGCTCATTAACTGCACGTTCAAATCACCATCCAGGTGAGCCACATAAATGGCACCATTCATAGCTGTGACAATATTCACCAcccaaatattcaaaaaattcatGCTGCATTGGTAACAGACATTACAAAGTTAGTGAGACTCACTATCTGGGGATGAAGTCTGTTTGGATGCATGTCGCCAGGGATCCTGTGAGCCAtttgtgaaaattatttttgaaccTGCCAATTCATGAAACTGTTGTTGGCACATAAATTGTAGTTGAATATGTTTAGGGGGATTTTGTAATGCCAATGTACAGAAACTTTAACAGAATTTTGACCGAAGTAAATGCATCAAACTCTAAAGATGATAACATAACTTCGACCAAAGTAAATCCATCAAACTCTTGAGATGAAACTTAACAGAACTTTGACCAAAGTAAATGCATCAAACCCTTGAGATGAAACTTAACAATTAACAGAACTTCCATGACCAAAAATGAATCAAACTCAAGATGAACATCAATAGGATTTCATCTCGGTTCTACCATGCAGACAAAGTTATAAAGAAAGCAAAGAGATTGACTACAGCCAAACTTATTTTTCACGGCTATCTTAAAATCTGTTATAGCTAATGGGTTGGAAACCAGGTTTAGGAGTTGGCAGAACAATATGTAGCCTAATATTATTGAACACATGGTACAAGAAATCAGTCTGAAGACTCCTgggaaaaaaattatcaaagtgAGCATGCCAAGAATATTTAATGATTCCTAACTTAAAGAGAAACAAATATAACATAGTTGTGAAAGATTAAAAGCGTTTCTAGTTGAGGGGTGTAGGTACTTGATTGCGTAGCAATGCAGAAATCATGTGATAAGCACAAACATCTGTCATGTCACCATAGATTGGGCACACGTTCAGTTCCCTAGTGATATACAAAGTTATCTGAACCAAACCATGGGTGACAAGGGCATGTAGCTAGTCACCTACTTCATTCATTAGCCAAACAGCTTGCCTAGGATAGTAGAGTTGTGGAGATGCACTAATCTTGGAGGTGAGGCAGTGAAGATATCAAACACCTCAGGATAGGATAAATGCAATTTAAGATTATAGGCTCAGAGACATGATATAGAGAGTTATGCCATGGCACATCGGCCAAAGTAATAGTTCAGTATCAGGGGCTAACTTGACTTGGATCTGTTTCAATCCTATCAGGAATAAGTTCTAATAGATAGAGCGTATCAACAGATAGTACAAATTGGTTTGAGTTGGGACAATCCTTATTCCTAGTAGACACCATCTCTTAGAAGGTTTCATTTGTTCTGCTCCATATATTCAAAGCTTCCACACCAAGGTTTGAAACATTcttgcttctctctctttcccttcctTGTCATGTTGCTTTGTCTTTTATCCCCCTCTTATTcgtactttatttttgtgtaatgCTTCTTTAAAAGATTTGCATGCCAGGAAATTGACATACCCACAAGGAGAAATAGTTCCCTTTAACTATCCAACAAAGATGCAtttttgtaaaagataagtaCAATTTCAATTATCCATCTTGAGGTCCAATAACCATAGTTGCCCAAGGAATAGAAGTCTTGAAGATTCCACTAAGAAAAAAAGTTTATCTACTAACTCAATGTCAACTTAACAAAGGCCTTTATCCAAGATTATGTTTTCTGCTTTAGTGAGAACAACAATGTCATTAAAACCATAAGctaaaattctttcttttttaactaTCTCAAGCTATGTTAATTTTCAGCTCTCTTTGTCCCTAGCATTACTTTATTTTTGGGAAAAAGCCTATTCCTAACTGGTGCCAGGTTGGGCCATTGCTGTGTATGGCTGTGACATTTTAGACAATTTTCTCACTTAACATGAACGGGTGCTACCCTACCATCTTACAGGTTCCTCCACTCtttacctttctttttttttttctacagaTTCACAATACATTCTCATtccaattaagatggtttggttatgCGAGAATAAGGCCGGTAGAGGCTCATGTTAAGAGAGTGGTTGAAATGGGAAAAGTTTTAACAAAGAAGTTATAGgaaaactaagaaaaacaaACTCTTAGGCATGAATGCATTATGATGACCGTATAGAAGGTAATGAACATAGATAGAGATGATAGCGAGCTAGAAGCTATGTAGCCAATaccatctagtgggattaagacttgatTTGTAGTTGTTATTCACAATACAATCTCATTTCAGATACACTTAGCTTTGTAACATGTTTATTAACTTGCTAACACTCTATGCCATAGCACATAGCCATTTTAtagcacaaatataataaaattttatatccattattttttttaactcctTTTTATTCTATCTGAAATGTTAGTTTCCTCTATGCAATTATTCTTTTCCTAATTATGGGCTATGAACTTGATGCTGAAGTGCTCCTATATATTCATTGACAAATTAGGACACCTATACTTTAAGGTTCTATGAGACTACCATCATAGATCAGCTTCTTTGGTGCATGCCCAGAGTACAAGTATCATAACTCATGTCTCATCCAACCAAGCATCGTAATGAATCTCTTTGCACACATCAGATCCAATGGGTCATTCAAGGGAAACACTTCCAATTGTTACTTCAATCTTCTCCAGATAAAGATCTGTCAAAAGTTTACATTACCTGGCAACCACCCAATGTAGCTATACTTGGGTTTGGGCTTAGTTAAAAAGGATGAAAGACGAAGCATGCACGGCTAGGGTTTAGTATTTCAGTTATGTATAGTATTGTAAACaataaaacaatgaagaaaGAGTAACCTCTCATCTCAACCAACAAATATATGTCAAAGTTAAGGAACAAAAGACAAGCCTTCATATAGTAGATAAATCAAATCTTAATCCCATTTAGTATCAAGAATTGGAAAATACAGAAAAGGAGGCAAAAAGATCTGGTTCAAGGCAGTATGGTAACTGTTTTGGCTAGTTGCTGACAAAACAGTGAAGATAAGATTATGTAAAGAAAGAACCATATGAAGGGATAGATTTTCAAACCGGCAATATTTGTGCCACCGTAGTATATATTTGTCCCTGTGACGTCAGGATAGATGCCCTCTCCAAAGACATTTTTGCAAAGATCCAAATGGTATCTGCTATGCACAATCAAGTAATTCTGTCAGCACCTTTGTAATAAAAGCACTGCACCACccaattaatacaaataacaAGCTATTCTATATTTGATATTTCGAATGATCTATATAACTAATCACAAGCAAAAAGCAGCAGGCAGAAACATGATATTGAAAGACATAAAAATCAATGAAGGCTTCTAGATGCATGCCTTGTATCAACTTTTGAAGAGCGAACGCTATCATTTGATGGTGCCACCTGGAAGTAAGCAACTTCAGTACATACTTGGAACCACCACAACCGGTCAGAGCTGTCACCATTGAGAGCAGTGTTTTTCAGATGCTTCTGACTATATGTTTGAACACTAACACCAAAGGTTCCAACGTAATAGTCCTTTACATATGTGGCATATGCATCCTGCAGAGACAAAACATTTTCTGCCAAAATTACACGCATACAAGAAATtttagcaaaaagaaaagaacgaGAGAGCATGTTttctatcaaaataaatatagcAACCCGTACAATCTCATCAAGTATTACAAATTCAGAagcacaaaaagaaagaaagagcaaaATAACCATTCATGAAACTCTCTAAGAAGCTACAATTAATAAGGGAATATTACAGTTCTAGTATACAAGTCAATTAAATTATAGGAACACGGGAAGAGGGAAACTTGTCCATTGTAGGTGAGTTGTACAGAGCTACATACGTTAGAGAGGGTAATCTAAGCAAATCTGAGAAGTTATAACAATCACTAATGTGTATGGAATCCCTCAAGGGAAGGGAGTAATCTGAGGCAGTCACGGGAGAGAGGAGGCAAAAGCTTCGACCATTAAGTCAAAGGCGTGTGTTCTAGGGTCTGAATAGACAATGAATGACTGAAATCAAGAGAAAGGATGCTAAATGAGGATGGGGCAGAATTAGTATCCTTTACCAAAAAAAGGCGTAATGATCCATTTATATAGGCTTGAAGAGACTTTCCCAAATATTCAGCCAGAGCTGAGCTGGAAATTGTATGGATAGTTGGCACCATTCCTCGGTTGCCAGACATGACAAATGAGAATAGGGAGCACTGCTACTAAGGTGTCATGACCTAGGGttttcctagggtttggatgggaaaTTGAGAAGAGTATGGGGAAGAATTAgacagaaatggagggagacagcaagaatggagggagaacagagaattgggagagaaattagagagagaatttgagagagaaattcagtTTATCATTCcacaaaataactaattctCTAGGttacagcctatttataggttttcaAGGTAAAGGTACAAACCAGCAAAGCAGTAAGGTACAACCACTAACTAGTACATGTAATATCCTATGCCTAATCtacccttggggtcgtgacatcAGGCTATTCCAATCTTGGGCAGGCATACCATCGTTAGGATCGTAAATGCAGTGTTCACAGGTTGCACAATAGCTGTTAATGGAAACTGTCTATTTAGTCTTCTAGTGCATCTCTCTTAATGACTTACAAGGAGCGAAACCCTTATTTATAGCCACCAATTCACAAGTCTACGAGAATCCCAGGAAAACGGAGATGGCCTTTGGTTCTCCCTCATGCCTGGGGCACTCAAGGTGAGCGGTGACTAGTAATAGGTAGTTTCAATCAAACAGAGATACCGATGAAGTATGCAGAGGAGATATGCTGTGAGATACTGTCCAAACAGAGTTATTGAGATTTCGAGATGTGCCAAGGTTGTGTGCCAAAAGGATTCACCTCCGAACAGCTAAGGAGATAGGTTCTGACTCAGTTGAGGTACTGCATGCCTTCTTCATAACCAATGTGGTCTATCTTGGGAGCTGAAACAAGCATAAATGTACATGGTTGGGCAGAACTTGAAACTAGACCACTTAACAATTGGTGAATCCTGAAAGGGCACTTCTTTAAGAAAGTTTGGAATTGTAACATCCCTATTGGTTCAGTCTCTGCGTCAAAACTAGGGCATGCAACCTATAATGGAGACAGATATACGAAGTTCATAGCGGCATCTTTTGCTACATACCCTGTGGAGACAAATCTTATGCTTGCACATATTACCTCATgtgctatttaaaaaaaaggaaaaactatGCTTCCACTTTTCTTGGCCCAGCACAGAAAACAGTTTTCAGCTTAGTCAGTCAGAAAAAAATTGGAAGCTAGAGAAAAAATCTTCTGAAGGACATATAGTCTGAAAGAGTGTCAAAAGAACTTTTGAGGCCCTAGAGCATGCAGTGATGGATGACCCAGCTGGCAGTTGAATTGGAGAAAACAAAATGCCAATTTATTTTACAGGCACCTGCACCAAACTTATGGGCTCTAATTATTGGGAAGGAAACAACAAAGTTTGATTGAGCGGCCTTAGAGGGCAATGTAGATCCATCACCTTTCACAGATAAAAGATATATAGTTAAATTTGAAATGCAATATGATAAGTCCATTCCAGAATAGACACATGTGCCCCATTATAAATCAACTTCCAAAAAAAAGTTTACAACAAATTGCCCTACTTCAATGGTGCCATGAGCAAATGTGAAAGTGAACATATTGATTTTGCAGGAACGTCTCATCTCAagaatatgtatacatatggATAATGTTCAAGGTTTTAAATACCTTGGAAGAACTCTACTATAACTATCTTAAAGGGATACTGAGGAATTTTAGAATGCTGGGA from Diospyros lotus cultivar Yz01 chromosome 6, ASM1463336v1, whole genome shotgun sequence encodes:
- the LOC127803882 gene encoding protein CHAPERONE-LIKE PROTEIN OF POR1, chloroplastic isoform X1 — its product is MNLSGLTCSPSRYCLHLPAHDQGSLTKRVSAVPFIRKSRKLPRLERNNWAGSVQRCRTRNLPLFKCAMDASFGDTTNDPAAGMFPRINIRDPYKRLGISREASEDEIQAARNFLIQRYGGHKPSVDAIESAHDKIIMQKFYERKHPKIDIKKKIRGVTQSRVVQAVASRFRTPATKFIIKTSVAFVVLGALTILFPTEEGPTLQVAISLIATIYFIYDRLKSTLHAVLYGAGAFIFSWLFGTFLMVSMIPPILKGPRSLEVSTSLITYVLLWVSSTYLK
- the LOC127803882 gene encoding protein CHAPERONE-LIKE PROTEIN OF POR1, chloroplastic isoform X2; this translates as MNLSGLTCSPSRYCLHLPAHDQGSLTKRVSAVPFIRKSRKLPRLERNNWAGSVQRCRTRNLPLFKCAMDASFGDTTNDPAGMFPRINIRDPYKRLGISREASEDEIQAARNFLIQRYGGHKPSVDAIESAHDKIIMQKFYERKHPKIDIKKKIRGVTQSRVVQAVASRFRTPATKFIIKTSVAFVVLGALTILFPTEEGPTLQVAISLIATIYFIYDRLKSTLHAVLYGAGAFIFSWLFGTFLMVSMIPPILKGPRSLEVSTSLITYVLLWVSSTYLK